One genomic region from Longimicrobium sp. encodes:
- a CDS encoding permease prefix domain 1-containing protein translates to MDRNQNDAAAEPLEQQIEAWRTHLRRSRAITRPDAAELEDHLREQIASLMGDGLSEDEAFLVAVKRMGAIDALTREFAREHSDRLWKQLVLSGDWDSGAEPAGPYGSRKMWVALALAVAAAVAIKVPALFGVDFDPDRSLFYPLNISFFTLPFIAAYFAWERPLPRSGRLGLAAVFAVAAAVVNAFPFRASPEADTQILTMLHLPIALWLGVGVAYVGGRWRGSERRMDFVRFTGELFIYYVLIALGGGVLVGMTFALFQAIGIDAEPLVGGWILPAGIVGAAVVASWLVEAKQSVIENMAPVLTRIFSPLFALLFLAFMVTMVVTGQGLDPEREILIVFDFLLVVVFALLLYSFSARDHLARPGLNDWIQLTLVGTALLVDLLALWAVGSRISEFGSTPNRVAALGENVVLLGNLAGSAFLYVRFLQGRVAFSRLLGWQTTYLYVLAGWAAVVAFLFPLLFGFR, encoded by the coding sequence ATGGACCGGAACCAGAACGACGCCGCGGCGGAACCGCTGGAGCAGCAGATCGAGGCGTGGCGCACGCACCTGCGCAGGAGCCGGGCGATCACCCGCCCGGACGCCGCGGAGCTGGAAGACCACCTCCGCGAGCAGATCGCTTCCCTCATGGGCGACGGGCTGTCCGAGGACGAGGCGTTCCTGGTGGCGGTCAAGCGGATGGGGGCGATCGACGCCCTGACGCGGGAGTTCGCCCGGGAGCATTCGGACCGCCTCTGGAAGCAGCTCGTCCTCTCGGGCGACTGGGACAGCGGCGCGGAGCCCGCCGGCCCCTACGGCTCCCGGAAGATGTGGGTGGCGCTCGCCCTGGCCGTCGCGGCGGCCGTGGCGATCAAGGTCCCCGCGCTCTTCGGGGTCGACTTCGACCCCGACCGGAGCCTCTTCTACCCGCTCAACATCAGCTTCTTCACGCTGCCGTTCATCGCCGCGTACTTCGCCTGGGAGCGGCCGCTCCCGCGGTCGGGCAGGCTGGGGCTGGCCGCGGTCTTCGCCGTGGCGGCCGCGGTGGTGAACGCATTCCCCTTCCGGGCGTCGCCGGAGGCAGACACGCAGATCCTGACGATGCTGCACCTGCCCATCGCCCTGTGGCTGGGCGTGGGCGTGGCCTACGTGGGCGGGCGCTGGCGAGGGAGCGAGCGGCGGATGGACTTCGTCCGCTTCACGGGCGAGCTGTTCATCTACTACGTGCTGATCGCGCTGGGCGGGGGCGTGCTCGTCGGGATGACGTTCGCCCTGTTCCAGGCCATCGGCATCGACGCGGAGCCCCTGGTGGGCGGCTGGATCCTGCCCGCCGGCATCGTGGGCGCCGCCGTGGTCGCCTCGTGGCTGGTGGAGGCCAAGCAGAGCGTCATCGAGAACATGGCGCCCGTGCTGACCCGGATCTTCTCGCCGCTCTTCGCCCTGCTCTTCCTCGCCTTCATGGTGACGATGGTGGTGACGGGACAGGGCCTCGACCCGGAGCGGGAGATCCTCATCGTCTTCGACTTCCTGCTGGTGGTGGTCTTCGCGCTCCTTCTCTACTCGTTCTCCGCGCGGGACCACCTCGCCCGCCCCGGGCTCAACGACTGGATCCAGCTGACGCTGGTCGGGACCGCCCTGCTGGTGGACCTCCTGGCGCTGTGGGCCGTCGGGAGCCGGATCTCGGAGTTCGGGTCCACGCCCAACCGGGTCGCGGCGCTGGGCGAGAACGTGGTGCTGCTGGGGAACCTGGCCGGCTCGGCCTTCCTGTACGTGCGGTTCCTCCAGGGCCGCGTCGCCTTCTCGCGCCTGCTCGGCTGGCAGACGACCTACCTCTACGTCCTCGCCGGGTGGGCGGCGGTCGTCGCCTTCCTCTTCCCGCTGCTGTTCGGATTCCGCTGA
- a CDS encoding helix-turn-helix transcriptional regulator, which yields MSINKDLVAASSTPLVLAILAEGDSYGYAILKRVRDLSAGELEWTDGMLYPVLHRLERSGLVEARWDQAETGRRRKYYRITEAGREQLAEERRQWRTVDQALRNSWSGLAEFVAGSASPFSLPQWG from the coding sequence ATGAGCATCAACAAGGACCTCGTCGCGGCGTCGTCGACGCCCCTGGTGCTGGCGATCCTGGCCGAGGGGGACAGCTACGGCTACGCCATCCTGAAGCGGGTTCGCGACCTCTCCGCCGGCGAGCTCGAGTGGACGGACGGGATGCTCTACCCGGTGCTCCACCGGCTGGAGCGCTCCGGGCTGGTCGAGGCCCGCTGGGACCAGGCGGAGACGGGCAGGCGGCGGAAGTACTACCGGATCACCGAGGCCGGCCGCGAGCAGCTGGCCGAGGAGCGGCGCCAGTGGCGCACGGTGGACCAGGCGCTCCGGAACAGCTGGTCGGGGCTGGCCGAGTTCGTGGCCGGCAGTGCATCTCCGTTTTCCCTTCCCCAGTGGGGTTGA
- a CDS encoding NAD-dependent protein deacetylase — MPADSAATEAEAIRPLVELLRGRSVAVLAGAGCSTESGIPDYRGPEGSLRARKPVQYQEYVRSEAARARYWARSTAGWRRLASARPNAGHRALAELEDAGAVRGIITQNVDGLHHAAGSRRVVELHGSLASVRCLACGAAVPRDVFQARLLEMNAAWAERLRGAAELAPDGDAELPAWAMEGFRVPACEGCGGTMKPDVVFFGENVPRERVDDAWRLYGEADVLLVAGSSLAVYSGRRFVYRAREDAVPIAVVNLGPTRADDVAAVKVDGRLGAVLPRLSAALRG; from the coding sequence ATGCCCGCCGACTCCGCCGCAACCGAAGCCGAAGCGATCCGGCCGCTCGTGGAGCTGCTGCGCGGCCGGAGCGTGGCCGTGCTCGCGGGCGCGGGGTGCAGCACGGAGTCCGGCATCCCCGACTACCGCGGGCCGGAGGGGAGCCTGCGCGCGCGCAAGCCGGTGCAGTACCAGGAGTACGTGCGCAGCGAGGCCGCCCGCGCGCGGTACTGGGCGAGGAGCACGGCGGGGTGGCGGCGCCTCGCCTCCGCGCGCCCGAACGCGGGCCACCGCGCCCTGGCGGAGCTGGAGGACGCCGGTGCCGTGCGCGGCATCATCACCCAGAACGTGGACGGCCTGCACCACGCCGCCGGGAGCCGCCGCGTGGTGGAGCTGCACGGGTCGCTCGCGTCCGTGCGCTGCCTGGCGTGCGGCGCCGCCGTCCCCCGCGACGTCTTCCAGGCCCGGCTGCTGGAGATGAACGCCGCGTGGGCGGAGCGCCTGCGCGGCGCGGCCGAGCTGGCGCCGGACGGCGACGCCGAGCTGCCCGCGTGGGCGATGGAGGGCTTCCGCGTTCCCGCCTGCGAGGGGTGCGGCGGGACGATGAAGCCGGACGTGGTCTTCTTCGGCGAGAACGTGCCGCGCGAACGGGTCGACGACGCCTGGCGGCTGTACGGCGAGGCGGACGTGCTGCTGGTGGCGGGCTCGTCGCTCGCCGTCTATTCGGGGCGCCGCTTCGTCTACCGCGCCCGCGAGGACGCCGTTCCCATCGCCGTCGTCAACCTGGGCCCCACCCGCGCCGACGACGTCGCCGCGGTCAAGGTGGACGGCCGCCTCGGCGCCGTCCTCCCCCGGCTCTCCGCCGCTCTGCGCGGCTGA